The Apis cerana isolate GH-2021 linkage group LG2, AcerK_1.0, whole genome shotgun sequence genomic sequence GTTGTGTTtactccttttttctttttttttaatttcaacgcGTCCAATTCACGGGGACAAATTATCCGTTCCTTGTTTCCTGTATCGATTACTtaggatattataatttgtgttCAGGCAGAATCGAGGGCATCGATCATTTCAAGCTTCATCATGTTGCTCCTGACCGTGACAGCGTGTCTGGTGATCACGGTGCAGGCCGGATGCCCTATGAGACCGACCGCGGAACAAACTTCCGCATCGAGGACCACGGGTGACGGTGGTTACAGGATACTCGTTAGCGGGAAAGCCGACAAATATATTCCCAACGCTGTTTACACGATCAGTTTGCAAGGTAACGACGATTTTCCCCTTCCTCTAAAAAGATATCTGCAACCGTGTAATATAACCCTTTCGCTATCACGTACCGTAACGAACGACACTAGTTGATTTTCTCTGGTTGGTTCAAGGATAGAAGCACGGATAACACGTacgtttatcattttctttgggataaattaatcttatttgtCTATTCATTTCAGAgacctttcttttttacgtaTTATAGACGAATtgcgaatgaaattatttatcagatttattagaaaaaaattgtaacgaaTTGGTTAGATGACGgatatcttataaattcgatttcaGGCTCGCAAACGCACGAGAGATTGCAACAGTTCACGCACTTCACTCTCTCCGTCAATTCGCAACACGCGCCGAATAATCCCACGGCTCGAGTAGGATACTTCCAACTGTTCCCCGATGGTTTGACCACATTCAACGAAGATTGCGTCAATACCATCTCCGAAGCTTCAGATTATCCGAAGAACGAGGTGAATTGCTCTCTAtagaatctttttcttcttcttttcttcttttttttttttttttctattaaaagatTCGGTATCGAGGTTTACGACGTCGGCGTACGTACAGGCGAAAATGCAGGGAGTGCAGATAACGGATAAATTTCTGATGGTTGGCCGGTGGCCAACCGTCAGAGATGTTTGATCCCGCCGCGTTATCGTTCGGGCAGAGGCCGCGAATTTCCGCAACTAGAGCCGCGTGTATAAAACATCTTCTTACCTTGGCCAAGGTCCAAGTGATGTGGAGGGCACCGCCGTCAGGATCAGGATGCGTTATATTCACAGCCATGGTCTTGGAGAACAACGTGCGCTGGTACGCCGAGGATGGAGCTTTGACCAAGACCTTCTGCGAGATGGACTCCACCGAGGTCGAGGCCTTGGACGGGGAGAAGTGTTGCGCCTGCGACGAGGCCAAGTACTCGGTTagtacgaataaaattaattttattcatttcctaCGATCGATCGACTCGTACTCGTGTCGTTTCTCGAGTCGTTGAATTGCATTTGTCGATTTATTGGGTTGGATTTATTGGAGAGAGacgcaaataaatatttcatttcgtgcAAGGCGATAGATAGTCGCCTCTTTGTGCGTTCGACATGAGGAATTCAATGATATACCTGTTCTTTCCTATGGAAATTTCGAGCCAGCCTAGACGAATGATAATTTTAGAGGATTAGAGATAACTTCGTCGATACGAATAGAGATTTCCGCTAAACATCCGTtaagtttagaaaaattatatctggTATGTCCGATTCGAgcgattattattagatatcgaAGAATATTGTGTGTAAATCTAGAAACTTgagtgaaatataatatcgataaaattccaATCTTCTGCTCAACTCGCGTGTAAAGTTTCCCGGTAAAAAGAGAATGGAACGGGTGAAATATGTTACTTTTCGCAGTAAAACGGAAGTAAGCAGAGTAAAGAAGATGATAAAGTAAAAGAACGTAACATGATATAGGCGCCAAGTCCGTCACAGGTCGGTGATAGTTGCGCAACAATTGATACCAGCTCCGTCAGTCTGAAAGCCGGAACATCGGCGACTTCTCACAGATTCCTCTCCCCCGTTTCCAGTTGATAATGGAGGGGATCTGGTCGAACGTGACCCATCCAAAGGACTTCCCGTTCTCCGTTTGGCTGACCCACTTCAGCGACTTGATCGGTGCCTCGCATGTGCCGAGCTTCTCCTTCTGGGGTAAGGATCACGTAGCCACGGACGGGTTTCGCCAGTTGGCCGAGTGGGGCTCCGCGTCCGGCGTAGAGACCGAGCTCAGAGCTAATTCCAACAAATTAAGAACCCTCATCAAAGCTGCCGGGCTGTGGTACCCGAACGTAAACAGCAATACGACCACTAACTTCAGGTAAGGTATCCTCCCTCCAACCAACTGAGAAGATCCTCcactgaattttttattcagattaatttttttctctctgcaAGAAAGAAATGACAGTTTTAGATATACTTTTACTTATCTGTAATCCAGAGTGGACAGAAAACGTCCTATGATCTCCGTGGCTTCCATGTTCGGCCCGTCTCCGGACTGGGTGGTCGGTGTCAGCAAACTGAATCTATGCAGGAAAGATTGTAGCTGGACGAAAAGCGAGATAATCGACCTGTACCCCTGGGACGCTGGCACGGATAATGGAATCTCCTACATGTCGCCCAATTCCGAGACGACGCCGCGCGAGAAGATGAAACCGATCACCACGTTGTACCCCGAGGATCCCAGGTCCCCTTTCTACGACCCCAGCGGAAGGCCGATGCTGCCGCTTGCCAGGTTGTACTTGACCAGGGAGAAGATTATTCCACGGGGCTGCGACGAGGAGGTTCTTCAGCAGCAGGTCGCTCAGCTCGAGGTCGCCGAGAACACCGAGGACACTGTCAGGCGTACCGTACAATCCAAATCGTCCAATCGTTTCGTCGCCGTTTCTTTCGCACACTCTCtcaattcgaatttatttcctCACAGCCGAGTGTCAGACCACGGAGTACACGACATGGTCGAGCTGCTCGGTGAGCTGTGGCAAAGGATTGAGAATGCGTACCAGATCGTACTTGATGCCCGAGAAGGCAGCCATGTTCAAGTGCAACAGACAATTGGTCTCCAAGGAGATGTGCGTCTCCTCGATCCCTGAATGCTCGTAAGCTCGAATGCTGTTTGAGAACGACGATTCTCtgcgtttatataattttgcgaGAGAGATTGGAACGTATGTATACATTAGAGAAGTCGATTTCAGAGGCGAGGAGGACACGGACGATGGTGTTGGCTCGTTGGCCGGTGTTAATAACGATGCTTTCTGCGAAACAACCGATTGGGGCCACTGGTCGGAATGTTCCTCCACGTGTGGGGTGGGGATGAAGCTGAGGACAAGGCGGTTCAAGGATCGGATGGGTCGTAAACGATGTCCCCACGTATCCCTCGTCGAGAAAGTAAAGTGCATGGAGCCGCCTTGCTCGCCCGGTTTGGAGGAACAGATCGATCCTACTTGCAAGGTATTTTTCACCCGCGCGTTTCATTCGTATTCGCCGTTGCATTGTTCTAAAGATTTCTCGATACTTTGCTCGGGAAATGGTGGAAACTCGTTTCGCAGGTGACCGATTGGTCGGATTGGTCCCCGTGCAGCGCCTCGTGCGGCAAAGGTGTGAAATTAAGAACCCGATTGCTGATGGTCGACCCGTCGAAACAGCAAGAATGCTCCTCGAAAATGGAACTGGTCCAACAGCGGCCGTGTTTGGACCAGGCTGACTGCACATTCGACATGGCGACTGCAAAAGGTTTGCTCGTAAAGACGAATTTTAAAGACGAAGAAAATAAGTAATCGATATGTTTGCAGTGGTTTGCATGGAGGAGCCGAACGCTGGACCCTGCAGGGGATATTTCCAGAGGTGGGCGTTCGTTCCCCAAAAGTTGATGTGCGTGCCGTTCGTCTACGGCGGTTGTCGTGGCAACAGGAACAACTTCTTAACGGCCGAGGAGTGCAACAACACTTGCGGCATTGTGAGTGAACTCACTCTGCTCGTTAACGGAAGATCGTTAACGGGAGGAAAATGTTCGTTTGCTACTTTCAGGTGCGAGCGATTCTCAGCGGACAGCCGTTGAACGCAACCGACGTTCAAGTCGCCCCAATATCGCCGGCTCTGCCACCTGTACATTGTGTCGTGAGTGGCTGGTCACCTTGGACACCTTGCAGCGTTTCCTGCGGGACAGGCCGCGTGACCAGTTTCCGCACGATTCAGGTGAGCGAAACGAATTTGGAAATCGATTCCATTTCGTGAAatctgtttatttaattaaattgatttgaaatattcagcAAGAGGCACGAAACGGAGGGAATCCTTGTCCCAAGAAACTTCAGCGTCGATCTAGGTGTCAGCTGGCGCCgtgcgaataataattttgagaaggaaaattcctttttttttttttaatacgtcTAAAACGACGAATAAATAAGACGAAGGACCGAGACGGGACCGTTTAATTGGAAGAAGTTTTTGAACACGGAAAATTTTGAAGGGGAAGAACGGATTGTTAGTTTGtagtcttttcttttttttcttacacaCGACATGATGGGTATGAAATAAACCGATGTATCAGAATAAatggtattttattaatggtCATTCGTGATCTTTCTACTCTCAATCGAGTTACTCAAATATACGCTGGGCTACGATCGCAAACCGAAatggaaatcgaaaaaattggaaatcgaTCGCCCTGATCGCCGCGttcaaatatttcctttccttctttttttttctttttctttgcccAACAAACTGCGCCAAACGAAACTTTCACGAAATCGAAGGAGTTTCGAACGTTCGATGGCCACGGGGCAATTGAAGTTTGCGAAAAACAAACGGGGGAAGCTctcttttcaatattaatttttctccagCGTATTAGTCGCTTCTTTGTTAcgtgtattctttttttttttttttttttgtttctctttaaTATCCTCGCTAATATtcgaatcgatatcgataattataattactcgTAATACTCCTCGATATATCCtcgagtttctttctttctttctttctttcttttttttaagaaattaagaaatacgAAACCAATAAAAAATGCGTTCGTAATTTCTATACCTCTCTTTCCCTCGATATAGATCGGCGTGTCCTCTATAAAAGATATTCCGAGCTCTCGTGATGGATGCTGCGCTGTTATCggaaacgatatttaatttcgatcgttaaaaaattccGCTAGATTCTATGATTCAACTTATATTCCAAGTTGTACGATCTATTGTTTATCGGCTTAACTCGTTAATAAAACTTGGTTGGTTCCGTTTTCGCGTGTACCCTCGTTTCGcaatgtataatatagtatagtatctccctctctctctttctttctctttttctttctttctttctttctctcgtcctTCCTGTTACtctcccttctttctctcttttttttcttttttgcctctttacaataataataaccgtTCGCAAGATAACACGCACTACTACTGTTTTCCAAATACATCTAACTTTatgtttacaataataataataataataataatgataataataataataataataataataataataataataatgataatgataataataacaataatagtaataataatagtaataataataataataacagtaataatagtaataataatgataataataatctcataAATAATACACGTAGGCggtataatatgttattacgCACGGTCTTGTCAGGTCCGCGAACTCGAATAGGACAGGAAGTAGGATGAAATTCGAGTGGATCCTTGAAACGTACGTTCGGATCGTTCGTTCCGCGTTCCTGACACCGAGttcacattaattatattacgttGTTATCATACGTAAGTACACGTAATATCTAGGAAATAGTACGGATCTTAATCTGTTTTAGGCCTCTACTCGACTACTCTACACTCCTCGTtccgtatttcttttttttttttttctttttttcttttctttggtCGTGTCACGTCTCTTatctcctccttccttcccgcGCGCTACGCTCCTGCGAATCATGTTAACAAAGGGGAAAGGGATGAACGCGAGAAACTGACTCTGTTAGAAAATGGGTGTTTCGTCACGGAGGAAATTGGACGAGATCGTTCCAATTTCGCGTCCCTCGGTTTTCTCGTTTTCCCGGCTATATATCTCCTCCGATCGCTCGGCTAAATACTCGGTTTCTTAATCGGGGCGGCAATTGTTCCCCCAGAAACaacaatttatcataataagtTGGATTGATTCGAGCGAGACCGTTCCTTTCCTTCGTGGCGCTTTCAActtagaaaaagagaggaatggaaaaaaggaagggaaggaaagaaaagataagacGTAATGATTAGATGGTTGACTAGAGTTTGGTTGAAATAAAGGAAGAGCGAGGAAAAGGGAATGGGAAGATGGAtcgggaaaggaaaggaaagaaaaaattccctATCTTCAGTAGACCAGCTTCCTGAAGCAACAACGCGATTATAAATTCGGCGCAATGTATCCAGAATTAGTTTCCATCGTTAATCCAAAATCGTTAATCTAATAAATCGTCCTTTGAAAGGTAAACGCAACAACGCGACCGATCGTCGTGATCCTCTTCTTTTCGACTAGACCGGTGTGACTAGATTAAATTCCACGTCGTCGACCCAATTGCCCTTTCCCGTTCTGGCAGTAGTAGCAGTTAGTTAGTATAGTAATAGTATAGTAATAGTATGCGATAAGACGTGGTACAAAATCATCGGTGGCGACACTCGGACGAGATTAACTCTGGTTGGCGGTGTCGCTGCAAACTTTCGTTCGTTTTCGGAAAGCCACGATAAATCGGGCCGAGAAGAAAGTTTTCAACGACGTTTCTCTCGAGGAGAGGAAATTTCCTCCTCGAGAAAATACGCATTAACGCGTTTTCCGGAAAAAAGTTCGGGGATGGGTTTTCGCGACAAAGCGAGAGTTAATCTCTCCTCTCCcgagaaggaaaaaacgagaaagTTGGCGCGTATCAAAGTTGAACCCCTCCTCCTCGCGTTACGTCCTCGAAACGTTGAAGGGAATAGGCTCTTCGATGGGTCGACGATGTTGCTCGAGATTTCACGGCCGACGTcgcttattaataataatatacatttacgtaataatatatatatatatctctatagTTTGTTTGTCACGGCGAAATCGGTTTGCCGGCGAAAGGCATCATTGTGCGTGTGCCACGACGACCACGATGCCCCGATCgatgtcgtcgtcgtcgtcccaGCTTTCGTTGATTTTCGGAACTCGATTCACGCGCGAGCTCCGTCCCGATGGTCGATACGTCGCCGGGGGGCGACGCTCGGATCTTCTCAGAGCCATCCCCCGGACACGTCGTGGCCGGATATCGGCTCGATGCCCGGAAGCCGCTGCAGCTGAGTCGCCGACCCGTTCCTCTTCATGGTCGCTGGGAGGGAGGTGCTCGCGGCCACGCTCTCCTCGGTGGTCGACGGTGTCAGCGGTGCCGCAGGAACTACTTGGCAAACAACACAAACAAACCAGACCTGTCTACAAGACAGACTCTTGCTACGAACTCGCGTAACCGAACGATCGAACGTCGTCCTTCTCGTCGGATTTGTCGCTCGAAAGGCGTTCCGTCGTTAGAGAGAACTAGTCGAAACGACGAGGCAAGTCGTCGACTTACCGGGTTGCTCGTTGGCGCTGGCTCCCTCGGGAGTGTCGATGCTGGGCTGCTGACTCTGCGTGCCCTCGTGTCGCCTCGGCGGGATCGGCTGCTGGCCCAGCTCCGGCCCCCTGGTCGGCACGCTGCTCGCCCGCTGCAGTTGCTGCTTCCTCGACACCTTGGAGACGAGGGCCGTCGCCAACGGGTATATGGGATTGGTGCCGCTCCCGCTCCTCATGCCCGAGGTCGAGGACCTCGAATCCGAGAACGTCTTCCGCTTCTTCCGAAGCGCCACCAACGCGCCTAGGCCGTGAGGGAACACGTGATGCCCCTCGTGGTGGTGCGAGTGGTGGGAGTGATGGGGATGGTGCGTCGGTTGGGCGTCGTTCCCGCCTTGTTCCAGCGACGACTTCGAGTCGGTCGACCCCTCGGATCTGGAGCCCCCGTCCTCGGACGCGGGCGAGTACACGGAATCCTCGGAACGAGATCTGCCtggaaaagagaaagggaggaaaggGGAAGGAAGCCTCTTAGTATTCGTTGCAAACAGGGGACAAAGAGGGGACCGATTCGAGATCCGTGGGAAGACTCGACTTACCGATCAGCCTGGAAACCTTGCCCCGAACTTTGGCCGCCTCGATCAGATTCTCCcacctcttcttcttcgagctCCCTCTTATCCTACGGCTCTGCCTGCTCGTCCCGAGGCCGGGCACGCTGTTCGTGCTCGTGTGGTGTGGGCTCTTCTTGGGCGTCGTACCCGGACCGAATATGCCGCTCAGCGTCGAGCCGAACAGCTCGTGCGAGTTCTCCTGTTGCGCTTGCTGCAACGAAGCTGCGAACTCGTCGACCGGGGGAAGGGAGCCGCTTCCGCTCGGTTGAGGGGCGATGTTGAAACCCTTCATCAGCCGCCGCTCCTTCTGACGATTCTTCTTACCCCCCGCACCTATGGACAGCTCTTTAAGGCTACCGTCTATGGGGCAGAGAGAAAAACCAAGGAGCTACTCTAAGCCAGACGACTACTActactaaaaaaagaaacaaaaaatttaaacgaatactcgcgatttttcgaaaaccaattcgattcgaattctcGCTCGTTAGTAGCGTCGGGTAACGAGGCAGGGTAACCAACTACGAAACAATATTCGCGCTAGACGATCCTTGATCGCATTAATTATTCCACCGGAGTTGGTCGAATGATTAATAGCGTTCCGTGGTGGTAACGAACTTGCGAACTTTCATTTGCGAGGGATGAAGCGCGCGACCCTTAACGTCGTAGTCGTGTCACGACGCGAGGATTTCGCCTTATAAAACTCGACTCCGCTTTATGCATTTACGAACGAGCAACTCGGCAAGAAGAAGGTTGCAAGTAACCTtggaggagggaaagaaggagagggcgaatttatcgaatttattcggTTTTCATCGAGTTGCTCACCGGTTCCGGTGCCGCTGGCTGTCGAGGTGTTCATCCCGGAATTCTTCAAGATCTCGATCAATTCGCAACGAAGGGCGCTGATGTCCTGTTTGATCTCGTTCACGTCGTCCTCGGTCACCCCCTCGCTCTCCGCCTTCCTTTGCTCAACCGTCACGTACCTCCTCACCAAATTTCTCATGATGCTCTGATACCTGAAGTCCCTCTCGGACGCCTGCTTAACCTTCCTCTGTCGGACGAGATTAAATCAACGAGATTAACGATTCCTCGTCGGAAAAGCTGGAATGTTTGCGGCCGAATTCTCACTCTGATCGTCCTCATGTGCTCCTTCTTCGCCGCTCTGCTGTGCCCGCACAGTTTCCGATACAGCCATTGACCCATGTACCACACGCTCTTCGGGGTGGGGATGATGTTGAACGGGGGTGGGACCGTGCCACCCTCCTCGAAGTAGCTGATCCAAAGCTTGCTCCTGGCGAACTTCCACTCGATGTCGGCGCGTTCCTTTTttggggagaggaggggagagaagaaagaaagaaagaattcgcGCGATCGTGGCCGTGCGATAACGAAAGATTAAATGTAGCGACACTCACGGAGATCAATTGGTAGGAATGATTCATCATGGCGATCAATAGATTCAGTAAAACGACGATGTTGATCACCGAGTACGTGCCGAACATTAGCATACCCCAGAACCTGGTGAACGCTTTGATACCGTCCAATTCGAAGCTCTCGAGATCGACCAGGCCGAAAACGGCCCAGAACAGGGTCTGCGTGGTTTCGAACAAGCTGTGCACGAAGAAAATGgtttaatctttataaaattcctCGCTGACTTATTTATTTGCGCCTCGTCTCAGACTTAATTTAACGTATGcaacgtacgtacgtacgttttTCTGCGAAAAACTCGCAagcatttcgataaaaaatcgtGGGGATCGACGAGGAGTGAATTCTTACTTTGCAAATCGACGCCAAACGATGCAAGCGTTTGAATCGGTGGTGACGCTGGCGTTAGGGGCGTACGACATCGCGGTCGGGCATCTCTTCTTCTCCATATCCGCGTAATACCACAACAACTGGTTCAAACCTGGATCAACGACAAAAGGACCACGTCGGTTTCGCCTTCGCgagagtttcttttttctcctttttctcttcgaacGAATCccgatttgaattaaaaaaaatgaggagaaaaagaaaggggaaaagaCAGAGATTTACCGCACGAGAAGGCGAACAGCACCAGCACGTAGAGGAAGAAGAACTTCATGATGTCCATCACCATTCTGGACAGGGAGACTTGCAGGGGGCCGAGATGAGGATTTACCGAGAAAATGTAGACGAGTTTCAGGGAGCTGGAAGAGAGTAGATCGATAGTACAGTCGCCCGTTTGATCGTACGCGCGCGTAcgaaaaggggagggggtggcGAGGACGGGGAGGATTGAAATTCATGTCGAAAGAGCGATCTTCCTAATCGCATCTCGCGGATTTTTCACGAGGCGTCGCGCAAAAGGACGTCACTCCAAAAAGCGCTTCgcgattacattttttttcttcttccttttacacctttttgcaaaattaacggggaggaggaaaagCGAATTTGGAAGCGAGATAGAAGCAGGGAAAGACCTGAATATGTTGGCGGCGGAGAAAAGGCCCTCTGATATGAGCATCGGGTCCCACGTGTCCCACTGTTCGCGTTGGAGCTCGAAATCTGATCCCGATTTCTCGATCTCCCACTTGACCCTGTAGTAGGCGACCACCCTTAGAGCGGCGGTGGCCACGTACAAGGAGTTGGTCACGAAGTCGATCACGTTCCACATGTCGTTCACGTACTCCTCGAGGCCGACGTCCCACAGCTGCTTCACCTCGGACCAAATCAGGCCCGATACCCACGCCAGGATGAACCTGCGAAACGCGTCAAATTCGAAAAGAGAGAGGTACACTCGGCTCACGACTTATCGTTATCCCCcgattttcaaacaaattggCCGCCCTCGGGGAAATATAGCGAGAATAGTGGCGCTCGAGACGAGAGAAGAAATATCCTCTAGCCTAgaggatatttattttccagaGAAGCGTTtctcgagaaaaagagagagggagagagagaaggttttatttcgatcgaggAACTCGCTGGATTTTAACTGGAAGCAAAATGTCGTCGAATGGATTCCGGTGCATTAGGGAAACATTTCTTAGGAAAAATAACATGCCGCCttcccttctccttcttccaaCCCTTTTATCCGAGGCGAGGGCGGTTTAAAAATATCCTCTTACCATTCGATGATGGTAGGCGCAGCTCCCCTTTTCGTCGGCGCTGGCTCCTGCTCCACCACGTCTCTGCCCATCCAATTTCCAATCACGCTCTCTATCCTCTGACTAGCCAGAATCAACATGACTGCGGATAAACGTTTCGTGTTATTTCTCCAATATTCAACGTCGCGACAATGCGCATCCGTACGCAAGATCACAACAAAGTTGTCAACaagatcgattcgaaaaaacgATGATGGCGGCGACTGTGCAACGTTCG encodes the following:
- the LOC108001544 gene encoding transient receptor potential-gamma protein isoform X2, with the protein product MDTNTSRGWNSGGRAFLRGIGQRVSFDPEAPPPPSQPARKIDEKVKRHSIHGMIEEENVVRPHQEMASLSYQEKKYLLAVERGDVASVRRMLQSAQETEMNINCVDPLGRSALLMAIDNENLEMVELLIEHKVDTKDALLHAISEEFVEAVEVLLEHEESLHRNGEPHVSRFHRLVYSWEALPSDTATFTPDITPLILAAHRDNYEIIKILLDRGSTLPMPHDVRCGCDECVTSRREDSLRHSRSRINAYRALASPSLIALSSKDPILTAFELSWELRRLSFLEHEFKCEYQELRRQCQDFATALLDHTRSSYELEVLLNHDPTGPAFEHGERMHLNRLKLAIKLRQKKFVAHPNVQQLLASIWYEGLPGFRRKNMVLQALEIVKIGVLFPFFSVAYIIAPHCVVGQTMRKPFIKFICHSASYFTFLFMLILASQRIESVIGNWMGRDVVEQEPAPTKRGAAPTIIEWFILAWVSGLIWSEVKQLWDVGLEEYVNDMWNVIDFVTNSLYVATAALRVVAYYRVKWEIEKSGSDFELQREQWDTWDPMLISEGLFSAANIFSSLKLVYIFSVNPHLGPLQVSLSRMVMDIMKFFFLYVLVLFAFSCGLNQLLWYYADMEKKRCPTAMSYAPNASVTTDSNACIVWRRFANLFETTQTLFWAVFGLVDLESFELDGIKAFTRFWGMLMFGTYSVINIVVLLNLLIAMMNHSYQLISERADIEWKFARSKLWISYFEEGGTVPPPFNIIPTPKSVWYMGQWLYRKLCGHSRAAKKEHMRTIRRKVKQASERDFRYQSIMRNLVRRYVTVEQRKAESEGVTEDDVNEIKQDISALRCELIEILKNSGMNTSTASGTGTDGSLKELSIGAGGKKNRQKERRLMKGFNIAPQPSGSGSLPPVDEFAASLQQAQQENSHELFGSTLSGIFGPGTTPKKSPHHTSTNSVPGLGTSRQSRRIRGSSKKKRWENLIEAAKVRGKVSRLIGRSRSEDSVYSPASEDGGSRSEGSTDSKSSLEQGGNDAQPTHHPHHSHHSHHHEGHHVFPHGLGALVALRKKRKTFSDSRSSTSGMRSGSGTNPIYPLATALVSKVSRKQQLQRASSVPTRGPELGQQPIPPRRHEGTQSQQPSIDTPEGASANEQPVPAAPLTPSTTEESVAASTSLPATMKRNGSATQLQRLPGIEPISGHDVSGGWL
- the LOC108001544 gene encoding transient receptor potential-gamma protein isoform X5, whose product is MDTNTSRGWNSGGRAFLRGIGQRVSFDPEAPPPPSQPARKIDEKVKRHSIHGMIEEENVVRPHQEMASLSYQEKKYLLAVERGDVASVRRMLQSAQETEMNINCVDPLGRSALLMAIDNENLEMVELLIEHKVDTKDALLHAISEEFVEAVEVLLEHEESLHRNGEPHVSRFHRLVYSWEALPSDTATFTPDITPLILAAHRDNYEIIKILLDRGSTLPMPHDVRCGCDECVTSRREDSLRHSRSRINAYRALASPSLIALSSKDPILTAFELSWELRRLSFLEHEFKCEYQELRRQCQDFATALLDHTRSSYELEVLLNHDPTGPAFEHGERMHLNRLKLAIKLRQKKFVAHPNVQQLLASIWYEGLPGFRRKNMVLQALEIVKIGVLFPFFSVAYIIAPHCVVGQTMRKPFIKFICHSASYFTFLFMLILASQRIESVIGNWMGRDVVEQEPAPTKRGAAPTIIEWFILAWVSGLIWSEVKQLWDVGLEEYVNDMWNVIDFVTNSLYVATAALRVVAYYRVKWEIEKSGSDFELQREQWDTWDPMLISEGLFSAANIFSSLKLVYIFSVNPHLGPLQVSLSRMVMDIMKFFFLYVLVLFAFSCGLNQLLWYYADMEKKRCPTAMSYAPNASVTTDSNACIVWRRFANLFETTQTLFWAVFGLVDLESFELDGIKAFTRFWGMLMFGTYSVINIVVLLNLLIAMMNHSYQLISERADIEWKFARSKLWISYFEEGGTVPPPFNIIPTPKSVWYMGQWLYRKLCGHSRAAKKEHMRTIRRKVKQASERDFRYQSIMRNLVRRYVTVEQRKAESEGVTEDDVNEIKQDISALRCELIEILKNSGMNTSTASGTGTGAGGKKNRQKERRLMKGFNIAPQPSGSGSLPPVDEFAASLQQAQQENSHELFGSTLSGIFGPGTTPKKSPHHTSTNSVPGLGTSRQSRRIRGSSKKKRWENLIEAAKVRGKVSRLIGRSRSEDSVYSPASEDGGSRSEGSTDSKSSLEQGGNDAQPTHHPHHSHHSHHHEGHHVFPHGLGALVALRKKRKTFSDSRSSTSGMRSGSGTNPIYPLATALVSKVSRKQQLQRASSVPTRGPELGQQPIPPRRHEGTQSQQPSIDTPEGASANEQPVPAAPLTPSTTEESVAASTSLPATMKRNGSATQLQRLPGIEPISGHDVSGGWL
- the LOC108001544 gene encoding transient receptor potential-gamma protein isoform X1; protein product: MDTNTSRGWNSGGRAFLRGIGQRVSFDPEAPPPPSQPARKIDEKVKRHSIHGMIEEENVVRPHQEMASLSYQEKKYLLAVERGDVASVRRMLQSAQETEMNINCVDPLGRSALLMAIDNENLEMVELLIEHKVDTKDALLHAISEEFVEAVEVLLEHEESLHRNGEPHVSRFHRLVYSWEALPSDTATFTPDITPLILAAHRDNYEIIKILLDRGSTLPMPHDVRCGCDECVTSRREDSLRHSRSRINAYRALASPSLIALSSKDPILTAFELSWELRRLSFLEHEFKCEYQELRRQCQDFATALLDHTRSSYELEVLLNHDPTGPAFEHGERMHLNRLKLAIKLRQKKFVAHPNVQQLLASIWYEGLPGFRRKNMVLQALEIVKIGVLFPFFSVAYIIAPHCVVGQTMRKPFIKFICHSASYFTFLFMLILASQRIESVIGNWMGRDVVEQEPAPTKRGAAPTIIEWFILAWVSGLIWSEVKQLWDVGLEEYVNDMWNVIDFVTNSLYVATAALRVVAYYRVKWEIEKSGSDFELQREQWDTWDPMLISEGLFSAANIFSSLKLVYIFSVNPHLGPLQVSLSRMVMDIMKFFFLYVLVLFAFSCGLNQLLWYYADMEKKRCPTAMSYAPNASVTTDSNACIVWRRFANLFETTQTLFWAVFGLVDLESFELDGIKAFTRFWGMLMFGTYSVINIVVLLNLLIAMMNHSYQLISERADIEWKFARSKLWISYFEEGGTVPPPFNIIPTPKSVWYMGQWLYRKLCGHSRAAKKEHMRTIRRKVKQASERDFRYQSIMRNLVRRYVTVEQRKAESEGVTEDDVNEIKQDISALRCELIEILKNSGMNTSTASGTGTDGSLKELSIGAGGKKNRQKERRLMKGFNIAPQPSGSGSLPPVDEFAASLQQAQQENSHELFGSTLSGIFGPGTTPKKSPHHTSTNSVPGLGTSRQSRRIRGSSKKKRWENLIEAAKVRGKVSRLIGRSRSEDSVYSPASEDGGSRSEGSTDSKSSLEQGGNDAQPTHHPHHSHHSHHHEGHHVFPHGLGALVALRKKRKTFSDSRSSTSGMRSGSGTNPIYPLATALVSKVSRKQQLQRASSVPTRGPELGQQPIPPRRHEGTQSQQPSIDTPEGASANEQPVVPAAPLTPSTTEESVAASTSLPATMKRNGSATQLQRLPGIEPISGHDVSGGWL